One Plasmodium berghei ANKA genome assembly, chromosome: 13 genomic region harbors:
- a CDS encoding zinc finger protein, putative yields the protein MVYATLLSEEDLSRFRTKQCKRLLNGGCNFGLDRCQYSHNEFWNRRCPFYLSDSSFIRYITVMCPNIETKSDGSINSLCLRGGECPFAHSTEEILYHPLFYKTKRCEDYKKGSCNTYYCPYVHGLAETRVPGTYKLPFTNGIDIPSIPNIIIVDKIDISNKNNNNLVHNNRYGKNIHSTNKVDSHFDTRGKNINGTNGYTNDSYYQKKLDCETTSAFSTIDSIFDKNDVFKNTCDKIEMADINENNLVKYSKDVVNFEKINGFINGNNSYCATISNEACPTNFCKNSNSEINLNSSNYNIKDNIMHWYKNNNKYSSVNSDNLNEFLPGKNSYTNGSKNYLSYSPMTVNDSFNIHNNSANFHEKLNSNDRIISSKYPQNAHKINNNYNMGKDKQNYSICSTTTHEICFNEHDGTSNELIDGDEEYLENEDNLNEFILKNKNIDKLLNNERNNSSGIDMKDININCNTSEFIKRSSIDNNSDSCGENNKLSLLEVIKYLKILYEKISKGNLGFTHEQWGSVAQITYDIIGVIEFNKAIKIKNLQNNLKTTTYNDINKTDIFEASQNFIINKNTNIDGMEQLEENQCGGAKNIQINEKEKTRNTKLGINGQTIIEEIEIINKQNNINDNAVNTNNNEQNVSMENEINDVVSNDSIISTVTMNMLNFSVDNSDVIDDKNNIAHQYKDSKEKKDNFNNDQNALKDSHFLDYYNFNPNSIHFGDEKDISEKISSQQPLVSFFAFLSE from the coding sequence atggTATATGCTACTTTATTAAGCGAAGAAGATCTCAGTAGGTTTAGAACGAAACAATGTAAGCGACTATTAAATGGGGGATGCAATTTTGGATTGGATAGATGCCAATATAGTCATAATGAGTTTTGGAATAGAAGATGCCCATTTTACTTAAGCGATTCATCATTTATTCGTTATATAACAGTTATGTGCCCAAATATCGAAACCAAAAGTGATGGATCTATAAATAGTTTATGTTTAAGAGGAGGGGAATGCCCTTTTGCTCATTCAACagaagaaatattatatcatcccttattttataaaacaaaaagatGTGAagattataaaaaagggTCATGCAACACTTATTATTGCCCTTACGTTCATGGATTAGCTGAAACAAGAGTCCCAGGAACTTACAAATTACCATTCACAAATGGTATCGATATACCTAGTATtccaaatataataattgtagataaaattgatataagtaataaaaataataataatttggtACATAATAACAgatatggaaaaaatattcatagtACTAATAAAGTTGATTCGCATTTTGATACTCGAGGTAAAAATATCAACGGAACAAATGGATATACAAATGATtcatattatcaaaaaaaattggatTGTGAAACAACTAGTGCCTTTTCAACTATTGATAGTATTTTTGACAAAAATgatgtttttaaaaatacttgtgataaaatagaaatggcagatataaatgaaaacaatTTAGTAAAATATTCTAAAGATGTTGtaaattttgaaaagaTAAACGGGTTTATTAATGGAAATAACAGTTATTGTGCTACAATTTCTAATGAAGCATGCCCTACTAATTTTTGCAAAAATAGTAATTCGGAAATTAATCTAAATTcttcaaattataatattaaagacaatattatgcattggtataaaaataataataaatattcaagTGTAAATTCAGATAATTTGAACGAATTTCTTCCTGgaaaaaattcatatacCAATGGGTCTAAAAATTATCTTTCTTATTCTCCTATGACTGTTAATGATAGTTTTAACatacataataatagtgCCAATTTtcatgaaaaattaaatagcAATGATAGAATCATTTCTTCAAAATATCCCCAAAATGctcataaaataaataataattataatatgggaaaagataaacaaaattattctATCTGTAGTACTACTACTCAtgaaatatgttttaatgAGCACGATGGAACAAGCAATGAACTTATTGATGGTGATGAGGAATATTTGGAGAATGAAGacaatttaaatgaattcattcttaaaaataaaaatatagataaattattaaacaatgaaagaaataatagTTCAGGAATCGATATGAAAGATATCAATATCAATTGCAATACTTctgaatttattaaaaggAGTAgtattgataataatagtgaTAGTTGTggggaaaataataaattgaGTTTACTAGAagttattaaatatttgaaaattttatatgaaaaaatttcaAAGGGAAATCTTGGTTTTACACATGAACAATGGGGTAGTGTTGCACAAATAACATATGATATAATTGGTGTAATAGAATTTAATAAAGctataaaaattaagaatttacaaaataatttaaagaCAACCacatataatgatataaataaaacagaTATATTTGAAGCATCTCAAAACTTTATTATCAACaaaaatactaatataGATGGAATGGAACAACTTGAAGAAAATCAATGTGGTGGTGCTAAGAATATccaaataaatgaaaaagagaAAACACGAAATACAAAATTAGGAATAAATGGACAAACAATAATAGAAGAAATcgaaattataaataaacaaaataatatcaaCGATAACGCTGTAAACACTAATAACAATGAACAAAATGTATCTATGGAAAATGAGATAAATGATGTAGTATCAAATGATTCGATAATAAGTACTGTCACTATGAATATGCTAAATTTTTCTGTAGATAATTCCGATGTAATTGAtgataaaaacaatattgcTCATCAATACAAGGATTCCAAAGAAAAGAAagataattttaataacgATCAAAATGCTTTAAAAGATTCCCATTTTTTGGattattacaattttaatCCAAATAGTATACATTTTGGAGATGAAAAAGATATCTCGGAAAAAATATCTTCACAACAACCCCTTGTTTCCTTCTTCGCATTTTTATCAGagtaa
- a CDS encoding telomere length and silencing protein 1, putative, translating to MIKNRKIKNSNNNYKRRTPIEKDEALKEADNCNQDGNGNEENKLLKLKTSKSLKEFQNMRLKKKGINADNLINEKKELEKSERNDKLLEKNFTKNLTEKEIEEAHIQLFIQNNMKEFYEKIDNKEKNDEDKSEEEKKENYNDIIKNLYKLPDDLKVKTSTNNAQERLNCFTGINEVPLPLEMKLQNIEETEKIKRQLLKKAKFMSTKTK from the coding sequence atgataaaaaatagaaagattaaaaatagtaataataactATAAGCGAAGGACCCCAATAGAAAAAGATGAGGCATTAAAAGAAGCAGATAATTGTAATCAAGATGGAAATGGGAacgaagaaaataaattattaaaactaAAGACATCAAAAAGCCTTAAAGAATTTCAAAATATGcgattaaaaaaaaagggaatAAATGCAGATAACttaattaatgaaaaaaaggaattagaaaaaagtgaaagaaatgataaattattagaaaaaaattttacaaaaaatttaaccgaaaaagaaatagaaGAAGCACATATACAActttttatacaaaataatatgaaagaATTTTATGAGaaaattgataataaagaaaaaaatgatgaagataaatctgaagaagaaaaaaaagaaaattataatgacattattaaaaatcTATATAAATTACCCGATGATTTAAAAGTTAAAACATCCACAAATAATGCACAAGAAAGATTGAACTGTTTCACAGGGATAAATGAGGTACCATTACCGTTGGAAATgaaattacaaaatattgaagagacagaaaaaattaaaaggcaacttttaaaaaaggCAAAATTTATGAGCACGAAAACTAAGTAG
- a CDS encoding derlin-1, putative, which yields MVQLGELLSNIPLITRVYLILSSILMVLCSLDIISPLSLYLNWNLVLNEHQYWRLITCFLYFGSFGLHFFWDIYVLIYYCSSLEDVTFRNNSADFLWMIIVSCFMLLMVSYLFGGIYFYSSCIINVITYVWSKNNSSTRLTIFFFTIKASYLPWVLTILSLIVDYNSSDNFFGILVGHIYFFFTSVFPLMPIAKNTQIFKTPYLLKWMLRQEGNMAA from the exons GAGCTATTAAGTAACATTCCGCTAATAACTCGAGTATATCTTATTCTTTCTTCAATTTTGATGGTTTTATGCTCTCTTGATATAATATCACCATTAAGTTTGTATTTGAATTGGAACTTAGTATTGAACGAACACCAG TATTGGAGATTAATTACGTGCTTTTTGTACTTTGGGTCTTTTGGactacattttttttgggaTATCTATGTATT aatatattattgcaGCTCCCTTGAAGATGTGACATTTCGAAACAATTCAGCTGACTTTTTGTGGATGATAATAGTGTCATGTTTCATGCTATTG atGGTTTCATACTTATTTGGAGGAATATACTTCTATAGTAGTTGTATTATAAACGTGATCACGTATGTGTGGAGCAAGAACAATTCTTCTACAAGATtgactatatttttttttacgaTAAAAGCTTCTTATCTTCCATG GGTTCTGACAATCTTATCTCTTATCGTGGATTACAACTCAagtgataatttttttgggATATTAGTTGGGcacatttatttcttttttactAGCGTTTTTCCCCTTATGCCCATCGCAAAAAACACGCAAATTTTTAAGACTCCTTACCTTCT GAAATGGATGTTAAGACAAGAAGGAAATATGGCAGCATAG
- a CDS encoding leucine-rich repeat protein: MNTIELSYKDYGSVCTFSPDNDSLNEESNGELNISERKKNLSDNLSKDENNKVEKYIKLENTKKIWAGTNEIIFYKKKNLLELNKIIYKYDDDKEINVSNNSKVLNLNNNNLTHLNFLNDLLNHIYKQKNLELSIIYSNIISLDISFNNLALINNNILMLNNLKILYLHSNKIENINEIQKLQTLPNLKKLTLENNPLVNIYNKFYRSFTIHYLPQIKSLDFQEITKIEKNKSEIGFNMHKYKFNLE; encoded by the exons ATGAATACAATAGAATTAAGTTATAAGGACTATGGAAGTGTTTGCACATTTTCCCCAGACAATGACTCGTTg AATGAAGAAAGCAATGGTGAGTTGAACATCTCagaaaggaaaaaaaatttaagtGATAACTTAAGcaaagatgaaaataataaagtagaaaaatatataaaattagaaaatacgaaaaaaatatgggcAGGGacaaatgaaataattttttacaaaaaaaaaaatttacttgaattaaacaaaataatttataaatatgatgatgataaagaaattaatgtttctaataattcaaaagttttaaatttaaataataataatttaacaCATTTGaactttttaaatgatctattaaatcatatatataaacaaaaaaatttagagttatcaattatttattcgaatattatatcattagacatttcatttaataatttggcattaataaataataatatacttaTGTTAAATAatcttaaaattttatatctccattctaataaaattgaaaatattaatgaaatacaaaaattacAAACCTTACcaaacttaaaaaaattaacttTGGAAAACAACCCCCTCgtgaatatatacaataagTTTTATAG GTCGTTCACAATTCATTATTTGCCCCAAATTAAATCTTTGGATTTTCAagaaattacaaaaattgagaaaaataaatcagaGATTGGATTTAACATgcacaaatataaatttaatttggAATGA